The following coding sequences are from one Arachis hypogaea cultivar Tifrunner chromosome 7, arahy.Tifrunner.gnm2.J5K5, whole genome shotgun sequence window:
- the LOC112702432 gene encoding peroxisomal nicotinamide adenine dinucleotide carrier, whose product MSEALINGLAGAGGGIIAQLITYPLQTVNTRQQTERDPKKDKTKSIGTLQQMCQVVKHEGWERLYGGLMPSLVGTAASQGVYYYFYQIFRNKAEVAALEQKRLGIGDGSVGMFSSLIVAAFSGCVNVLLTNPIWVVVTRMQTHRKESSRTPPGDVLLNATEQALLPAVEPLAYGTSDVIQEVYGEAGVWGFWKGVLPTLIMVSNPSIQFMLYETMLLKLKRSRSQSKKRNNGVSALEVFLLGALAKLGATIVTYPLLVVKARLQARQVRNGDKRHHYKGTLDAIIKMIQYEGFYGFYKGMGTKIVQSVLAAAVLFMVKEELVKQIRFLLTKNASNSVKPKLV is encoded by the exons ATGTCTGAAGCTTTGATCAATGGCTTGGCTGGTGCTGGTGGAGGGATCATAGCTCAGCTCATCACATACCCTCTTCAAACT GTAAACACTCGTCAGCAAACAGAGCGTGATCCGAAGAAGGATAAGACCAAAAGCATAGGAACTCTCCAGCAAATGTGCCAG GTTGTGAAACATGAGGGGTGGGAGCGGTTGTATGGAGGTTTGATGCCATCTCTAGTGGGTACAGCTGCATCTCAG ggtgtttattattatttctatcaaATATTCAGGAACAAAGCCGAAGTGGCTGCACTAGAACAGAAAAGGCTAGGCATTGGCGATGGATCAGTTGGGATGTTCTCCTCACTTATTGTTGCTGCTTTCTCTGg GTGTGTTAATGTGCTATTGACAAATCCCATATGGGTAGTTGTTACGCGCATGCAG ACGCACAGAAAAGAGTCAAGCAGAACTCCGCCTGGTGATGTGTTGTTAAATGCTACTGAACAAGCATTACTTCCCGCAGTTGAGCCTCTTGCTTATGGAACTAGTGATGTG ATTCAAGAAGTCTACGGTGAAGCCGGAGTTTGGGGGTTTTGGAAAGGTGTATTACCGACATTGATCATG GTAAGCAACCCTTCTATACAGTTCATGCTGTATGAAACCATGTTGCTGAAGTTAAAAAGAAGTCGTAGCCAAAGTAAGAAGCGCAACAATGGAGTATCTGCATTGGAG GTATTTCTTCTTGGAGCTTTGGCTAAGCTTGGAGCTACTATTGTGACATATCCTCTTCTAGTTGTGAAG GCAAGGCTGCAAGCTAGACAGGTCCGAAATGGAGACAAGAGACACCATTATAAAG GTACATTGGATGCCATTATCAAGATGATCCAGTATGAAGGGTTTTACGGATTTTACAAAGGCATGGGAACTAAGATTGTTCAAAGTGTGCTAGCTGCTGCTGTTTTGTTCATGGTGAAGGAAGAACTAGTTAAACAAATTCGTTTCTTGCTCACTAAGAATGCCTCCAACTCTGTAAAACCAAAGCTTGTTTGA